TGGCAGATGACTTTGGTGTCTTTATTGATCAGGACGCTCATTACTTGCCCTCCGCAGCTTTGACAACTTGTTGAGCAGCGTCGGTCAGGCTGGTTGCCGCAATGATGTTCAAACCGCTTTCTGCCAGTACTTTAGCGCCCAGTTCGGCGTTGTTGCCTTCGAGGCGAACGACGACCGGAACCTTGACGCCGACTTCTTTCACTGCACCGATGATGCCTTCGGCAATCATGTCGCAGCGAACGATGCCGCCGAAGATGTTGACCAGAACGGCCGCGACATTGCTGTCGGACAGAATGATCTTGAACGCTTCGGTAACGCGCTCTTTGGTAGCGCCGCCGCCCACGTCGAGGAAGTTGGCTGGCTTGCCGCCGTGCAGGTTGACGATGTCCATGGTACCCATGGCCAGGCCGGCACCGTTGACCATGCAGCCGATGTTGCCTTCGAGGGCGACGTAGTTCAGTTCGAACTTGGCGGCGTGGGCTTCACGGGCGTCGTCCTGCGACGGGTCGTGGAAGGTTTTCAGCTTAGGCTGACGATACATGGCGTTGGCGTCGATGTTGATCTTGGCATCGAGGCAGTGCAGATCGCCATCGGCCTTGATCACCAGCGGGTTCACTTCCAGCAGGGCCAGATCGTGATCCTTGAACAGCTTGGCCAGGCCTACGAAGATCTTGGCGAACTGTTGAACTTGCTTGCCTTCCAGACCCAGCTGGAATGCCAGTTCACGGCCCTGGAACGGCTGAGCGCCGACCAGTGGGTCGATAGTGGCCTTGAGGATCTTCTCAGGCGTTTCGTGAGCGACTTTCTCGATGTCCACGCCACCTTCGGTGGACGCCATGAACACGATGCGACGGCTCGAACGATCGACGACAGCGCCCAGGTACAGCTCTTTGGCGATGTCGGTGCAGGATTCGACCAGGATCTTGGAAACTGGCTGGCCATTGGCGTCGGTCTGGTAGGTCACCAGGTTCTTGCCCAGCCACTGCGCAGCGAACGCCTTGGCGTCTTCCTTGCTGCGAACCAGCTTGACGCCGCCCGCCTTGCCGCGACCACCGGCGTGAACCTGGGCCTTAACAACCCACTCGGAACCGCCGATCTTGTCGCAGGCTTCTGCCGCTTGCTCAGGGGTATCGACTGCGAAACCCTTGGAAACTGGCAGGCCGTATTCAGCGAACAGCTGCTTACCCTGATACTCGTGAAGATTCATGCTTTTTACCGTCTTCGTTAGGTACTGCGCTTCGGCGCTGCGCCATCACTGGCGCCGCACCACCTGTGACCGTTGACCCCGGGTTTCCCGTGTGATCCGGTCCGGCGGACGTTCCGCGGTGAGTCTTGCACGCAAGACCCACGACGGGCAGCCCGCCGTGGTTTCTTATAATTAACGCTTCTTACGGTTGGCGACGTGAATGGCACCGCCATTCACCGCCAGCGCTGCTTCATGCAGCGCTTCGGACAGGGTCGGATGGCTGAAGACCATCATGCCCAGATCCTCGGCACTGGTGCCGAATTCCATTGCGATCGCGCCCTGCTGCACCAGCTCGGCAGCCGATGGGCCGATCACGTGCACACCCAGTACGCGGTCGGTCTTGGCATCGGCGATGACCTTGACGAAACCGCCGG
The window above is part of the Pseudomonas muyukensis genome. Proteins encoded here:
- the sucC gene encoding ADP-forming succinate--CoA ligase subunit beta translates to MNLHEYQGKQLFAEYGLPVSKGFAVDTPEQAAEACDKIGGSEWVVKAQVHAGGRGKAGGVKLVRSKEDAKAFAAQWLGKNLVTYQTDANGQPVSKILVESCTDIAKELYLGAVVDRSSRRIVFMASTEGGVDIEKVAHETPEKILKATIDPLVGAQPFQGRELAFQLGLEGKQVQQFAKIFVGLAKLFKDHDLALLEVNPLVIKADGDLHCLDAKINIDANAMYRQPKLKTFHDPSQDDAREAHAAKFELNYVALEGNIGCMVNGAGLAMGTMDIVNLHGGKPANFLDVGGGATKERVTEAFKIILSDSNVAAVLVNIFGGIVRCDMIAEGIIGAVKEVGVKVPVVVRLEGNNAELGAKVLAESGLNIIAATSLTDAAQQVVKAAEGK